The Phycisphaerae bacterium RAS1 genome includes a region encoding these proteins:
- the hepC gene encoding Heparin-sulfate lyase precursor: protein MRLKTAWHILRYLGPGFVWQRFRIAVENKLGRPKRVYAARPWESISLAEICTPGTPTDAAEYDEFKRNQDIPFIANANREQRGEKARSGEGHGAGSMQRTPAAEPAEGGRATEPAEGGRATPSLAERLRLIAENRHVYCFRTPSPRAVDWSENGLTGQRARSSVPWYAVRDFDPSQGDIRTLWDPARANWAIDLLRGVAHGLIERHQAAALYWRWVDSWMAACPPWMGVHWKCGQESSVRMIGLALGFFGGLCRIGRAHPPAAAMLDEPSGRDAVVGTAHPTMVGTAHPTIPGAAHHAIAIARIAWATGYRVAHHIDYAVSQKNNHAISEACGLILVSHLFPEFREAAPWKALGRRVLTQELRRQIYADGSYVQHSMNYQRVMMHGATLALRLAELQNDPLPRDLYERLGRCAQFMHELMDARAGRMPNFGNNDGACVLPLTDCDYADFRPVIQSTHFLATRRRLLPAGPWDEETAWLFADELDAPPSSPAATRSPAAPSSPAALGRFGVSGGVGPAGGGRATEPAGGGRATEPAEGGRATRGRATGGGYFVIRRGESWVMLRCHSYRDRPAHLDMLHVDLWWRGLNILQDAGTYQYFIPDHPALERYFKSIRAHNTIEIDAAEPLQAATRFLWLPWPKARVISAPPSEIADRRSTPAAPGEPADFAGEHYAYARPPWHVVHRRTLRAAENGWSIVDELRGRRRSRQSATLRWRMADVPVELDAATGRVSANTPVGRFSITVESGGAERLSRQIVRGQVGDELSFAAPYYAELQPTPTLVVATDWMETLVLTSHVRFD from the coding sequence ATGCGGCTGAAAACCGCCTGGCACATTCTCCGCTATCTCGGGCCGGGGTTCGTCTGGCAGCGCTTCAGGATCGCGGTAGAAAACAAGCTTGGCCGGCCGAAGCGCGTGTACGCCGCTCGGCCGTGGGAGTCGATCTCACTGGCCGAAATCTGCACGCCCGGCACGCCGACGGACGCGGCTGAGTATGACGAGTTCAAGCGAAATCAGGACATACCGTTCATCGCGAACGCGAACAGGGAACAGCGAGGGGAAAAGGCACGCAGCGGCGAGGGCCACGGTGCAGGCAGCATGCAGCGCACGCCCGCCGCTGAACCGGCCGAGGGCGGCCGGGCTACGGAACCGGCCGAGGGCGGCCGGGCTACGCCGTCCCTCGCCGAGCGCCTGCGTTTGATCGCGGAGAACCGACACGTTTATTGCTTCCGCACGCCGTCGCCGCGGGCGGTTGATTGGAGTGAGAATGGACTGACGGGTCAGCGGGCCCGAAGCAGCGTGCCGTGGTACGCCGTTCGCGATTTTGACCCGTCGCAGGGCGACATTCGCACGCTTTGGGATCCGGCCCGCGCGAACTGGGCGATCGACCTGCTGCGCGGCGTGGCGCACGGGTTGATCGAGCGCCATCAGGCGGCGGCGCTTTACTGGCGCTGGGTCGATTCGTGGATGGCCGCCTGCCCGCCATGGATGGGCGTGCACTGGAAATGCGGCCAGGAAAGTTCCGTACGCATGATCGGTCTGGCGCTGGGGTTTTTCGGAGGCCTTTGTAGGATAGGCCGTGCCCACCCTCCTGCCGCCGCGATGTTGGATGAACCGTCCGGTCGCGACGCGGTGGTGGGCACAGCGCACCCTACGATGGTGGGCACGGCCCACCCTACAATTCCAGGCGCGGCGCACCATGCCATCGCGATAGCGCGCATCGCGTGGGCCACGGGCTACCGTGTCGCGCATCACATCGACTACGCCGTCTCGCAGAAGAACAACCACGCGATCTCGGAAGCCTGCGGCCTGATTCTCGTCAGCCACCTCTTCCCCGAATTCCGCGAGGCGGCGCCCTGGAAGGCGCTCGGCCGGCGCGTGCTGACGCAGGAGCTGCGGCGGCAAATCTACGCCGACGGCAGCTACGTGCAACATTCAATGAACTACCAGCGGGTGATGATGCACGGCGCGACGCTGGCGCTGCGGCTGGCGGAGTTACAGAACGACCCGCTGCCGCGCGACCTGTACGAGCGGCTGGGCCGCTGTGCGCAATTCATGCACGAGTTGATGGATGCGCGGGCCGGGCGCATGCCGAACTTCGGCAACAACGACGGCGCCTGCGTCCTCCCGCTGACGGATTGCGACTACGCTGATTTCCGCCCGGTGATCCAGAGCACGCATTTTCTTGCGACGCGGCGGCGGTTGCTGCCCGCGGGGCCGTGGGATGAGGAGACGGCGTGGCTGTTCGCGGACGAGTTGGATGCGCCGCCAAGTAGCCCGGCCGCGACACGTAGCCCGGCCGCCCCAAGTAGCCCGGCCGCCCTCGGCCGGTTCGGGGTGAGCGGAGGCGTCGGCCCGGCCGGGGGCGGCCGGGCTACCGAACCGGCCGGGGGCGGCCGGGCTACCGAACCGGCCGAGGGCGGCCGGGCTACACGCGGCCGGGCGACAGGCGGCGGGTATTTCGTGATTCGCCGCGGCGAATCGTGGGTGATGCTCCGTTGCCATTCCTACCGCGACCGGCCCGCCCATCTCGACATGCTGCATGTCGATTTGTGGTGGCGCGGCCTCAACATCCTTCAGGACGCCGGCACGTATCAGTACTTCATCCCCGATCACCCGGCGTTGGAGCGCTACTTCAAGTCGATCCGCGCCCATAACACGATCGAGATCGACGCCGCCGAACCGCTGCAGGCGGCGACGCGATTCCTCTGGCTGCCGTGGCCCAAGGCGCGCGTCATCTCCGCACCGCCAAGCGAGATCGCCGATCGACGTTCGACGCCCGCCGCCCCCGGTGAGCCTGCGGATTTCGCCGGCGAGCACTACGCCTACGCGCGCCCGCCGTGGCACGTGGTTCATCGCCGCACGCTTCGCGCCGCCGAAAACGGATGGTCGATTGTGGATGAGCTTCGTGGGCGCCGCAGGTCGCGGCAGTCGGCCACGCTTCGCTGGCGAATGGCGGATGTGCCGGTGGAGCTGGATGCGGCGACCGGGCGCGTCAGCGCAAACACGCCGGTCGGACGGTTCTCAATCACGGTGGAATCGGGTGGGGCCGAGCGGCTCTCCAGGCAGATTGTGCGCGGGCAGGTGGGCGACGAACTGAGCTTTGCGGCGCCGTATTACGCGGAGCTGCAGCCCACTCCCACGCTCGTCGTCGCAACCGATTGGATGGAAACACTGGTGCTGACGTCTCACGTCCGCTTCGATTAG